In Sphingomonas psychrotolerans, the following proteins share a genomic window:
- a CDS encoding TorF family putative porin, with translation MRYSMISLGVLMLATAAPAMAQDASETEPASPITVTSAVTLTSDYRFRGLSQSNKKVAVQSTINVNHESGFYVGTWVSTIDDEVSLPGYGDVEVDLYGGYTKTLENGVGFDVGALYYYYPDGAKGLKTDFFEPYASVMYTVGPVTAKVGANYAWSGQSGLADNDSLYLRGDLTVAIPNTPVSVLGHIGRTDGQLGVLAPTGKYTDWSLGAEIAQKFVKLGVQYVDTDITNDAGYADAIGADPRAVFYMTLSF, from the coding sequence ATGCGCTATTCGATGATCAGCCTTGGCGTGCTCATGCTCGCCACGGCCGCGCCTGCCATGGCGCAGGATGCAAGCGAAACCGAACCGGCAAGCCCCATCACCGTCACCAGCGCCGTGACGCTGACGTCGGACTATCGCTTCCGTGGTCTCAGCCAGTCCAACAAGAAGGTGGCGGTGCAGAGCACGATCAACGTCAACCATGAGTCGGGCTTCTATGTCGGCACCTGGGTTTCGACGATCGACGATGAGGTTTCGCTGCCCGGTTACGGCGATGTCGAAGTCGATCTCTACGGCGGCTACACCAAGACACTCGAGAACGGCGTGGGCTTCGATGTCGGGGCGCTTTATTATTATTATCCGGACGGCGCGAAGGGTCTCAAGACCGATTTCTTCGAGCCCTATGCCTCGGTGATGTATACGGTCGGGCCGGTGACCGCCAAGGTTGGGGCCAATTACGCGTGGAGCGGGCAGTCCGGTCTGGCCGACAATGACAGCTTGTATCTCCGCGGCGATCTGACCGTCGCCATCCCCAACACCCCGGTAAGCGTTCTCGGCCATATCGGACGCACCGACGGCCAACTCGGCGTGCTCGCGCCGACCGGCAAATATACCGACTGGTCCCTCGGCGCCGAAATCGCGCAAAAATTCGTCAAGCTCGGCGTTCAATATGTCGATACCGACATCACCAACGACGCCGGCTATGCCGATGCGATCGGTGCCGATCCGCGGGCGGTCTTCTACATGACGCTCAGCTTCTGA
- a CDS encoding RidA family protein, with product MTQKIDAKLAELGLSLPEAAAPVAAYVPAVEAGGLLHVSGQLPFKDGQLMTGRLGEDRDLDYGQEAAQRCGLMLVAQIKKALGGDLGRVERIVKLGVFVNSAGAFTDQPKVANGASELMQALFGEAGRHARSAVGVPTLPLGAVVEVDAVVAIRS from the coding sequence ATGACTCAAAAAATCGACGCGAAGCTGGCCGAACTCGGCCTGTCCCTCCCCGAAGCCGCGGCGCCCGTCGCGGCCTATGTTCCTGCGGTCGAGGCTGGCGGGCTGCTTCACGTCTCGGGGCAGCTCCCGTTCAAGGACGGCCAGTTGATGACAGGTCGCCTCGGCGAGGACCGCGATCTCGACTACGGCCAGGAAGCCGCGCAGCGCTGCGGGCTGATGCTCGTCGCGCAGATCAAGAAGGCGCTCGGCGGCGATCTCGGTCGGGTCGAACGCATCGTCAAGCTCGGCGTGTTCGTCAATTCCGCCGGCGCTTTCACCGATCAGCCCAAGGTCGCCAACGGTGCGTCCGAGCTGATGCAGGCCTTGTTCGGCGAGGCCGGCCGCCACGCCCGCAGCGCGGTCGGGGTACCGACGCTGCCGCTCGGCGCAGTGGTCGAAGTCGATGCGGTGGTGGCGATCCGCAGCTGA
- a CDS encoding DUF3572 family protein: MPRMETNAEALALQALVWTLGDSARATRLLDLTGLDPAELRARAGEPALLAATLGFLEAHEPDLVACAEALEVTPAALVTARGELERA, from the coding sequence ATGCCGCGGATGGAAACAAACGCAGAGGCACTTGCGCTCCAGGCTTTGGTCTGGACGCTCGGCGATTCGGCCCGCGCGACGCGGCTGCTCGACCTGACCGGCCTCGATCCGGCCGAATTGCGAGCGCGGGCAGGGGAGCCTGCCCTGCTCGCCGCGACCCTCGGTTTCCTCGAGGCGCACGAGCCCGATCTGGTCGCCTGCGCCGAGGCATTGGAAGTGACGCCGGCTGCGCTCGTCACCGCCCGCGGGGAGCTCGAACGCGCATGA
- a CDS encoding response regulator → MAKRVLVVEDNELNLKLFCDLLRAHDFAVEPVSDGREAIAKAREFVPELIVMDIQMPHVTGFDLIREMKRDPDLRAIPIMAVTAYAGREDEERIRSAGANAYVSKPISLARFMEEVRALVPADAVEADDATPPEDSEAPGKG, encoded by the coding sequence GTGGCAAAAAGGGTTCTCGTTGTCGAGGATAACGAACTCAATCTGAAGCTGTTCTGTGACTTGCTGCGCGCGCACGACTTCGCCGTGGAGCCGGTAAGCGACGGCCGCGAGGCGATCGCAAAGGCGCGCGAATTCGTGCCCGAGCTGATCGTGATGGACATCCAGATGCCCCACGTCACCGGATTCGACCTCATCCGCGAGATGAAGCGCGACCCTGATCTCCGCGCGATCCCGATCATGGCGGTGACCGCCTATGCCGGCCGTGAGGACGAGGAGCGCATCCGCTCGGCGGGGGCGAACGCCTATGTCTCCAAGCCGATCTCGCTCGCGCGCTTCATGGAGGAAGTGCGCGCGCTGGTGCCGGCGGACGCGGTGGAGGCGGATGACGCCACACCACCGGAGGATTCGGAGGCCCCAGGAAAAGGCTAA
- a CDS encoding S41 family peptidase — translation MRKSVAAVLSLSMILAACGGGGGGSGSVVTPPITGGGPTPTPGPTAGCTLRERQDWAAAQLREWYLFPETLPASLSPTTYATVSDYIDALTATARTQGRDRYFTYLTSIAEENAYYSSGSSAGFGFRLAYDSAAGRVFVAESFEGAPALNAGIDRGAEIVAIGTSAANFRTVSSIMASEGPAGVSNALGPSTAGTARVLRVIDAAGTRDLNVAKTDYTLAPVSSRYGAKILDDGGRKVGYLNLRTFISTADPALRTAFAQFKAAGVTEVIVDLRYNGGGLVSIAQLMGDLMGANRATSDVFDYMVFRPEKSAENETRFFQPKTESIAPTRIAFIGTGGTASASELVVNAFIPYLHANVGLVGTNTYGKPVGQIAIDRPACDDRLRVIAFATQNAARQGNYFNGLAGTVEASCRAGDEVGYPLGDAREASTRAALDFLAGRSCTAIASGGQTTLALRTAAARELLIPERPSTLQREVPGAY, via the coding sequence ATGCGCAAGTCCGTCGCCGCCGTGCTGAGCCTGTCGATGATCCTCGCCGCCTGCGGTGGCGGGGGCGGCGGCAGCGGTTCGGTGGTGACGCCGCCGATCACGGGCGGCGGGCCGACACCGACACCTGGACCGACCGCCGGCTGCACGCTGCGCGAGCGGCAGGACTGGGCGGCCGCGCAGCTCAGGGAATGGTATCTCTTCCCGGAGACGTTGCCGGCGAGCCTCAGCCCCACGACCTACGCGACGGTCAGCGACTATATCGACGCACTCACCGCCACGGCGCGGACCCAGGGCCGCGACCGCTATTTCACCTATCTCACCTCGATCGCCGAAGAGAATGCCTATTATTCCTCGGGTTCGAGTGCCGGCTTCGGCTTCCGCCTCGCCTATGATTCGGCCGCCGGACGCGTCTTCGTCGCCGAATCGTTCGAAGGCGCCCCGGCGCTGAATGCCGGCATCGATCGCGGCGCCGAGATCGTCGCGATCGGCACCAGCGCGGCCAATTTCCGCACGGTTTCCTCGATCATGGCCAGCGAAGGCCCGGCCGGCGTTTCGAACGCGCTCGGCCCCTCGACCGCGGGCACTGCGCGCGTGCTGCGTGTGATCGACGCCGCCGGCACCCGCGACCTCAACGTCGCCAAGACCGATTATACGCTGGCGCCGGTCTCGTCGCGTTACGGCGCTAAGATCCTCGACGATGGCGGGCGCAAGGTCGGCTACCTCAATCTGCGCACGTTCATCTCCACCGCCGATCCGGCGCTGCGCACCGCCTTCGCGCAGTTCAAGGCGGCGGGGGTCACCGAAGTGATCGTGGATCTGCGCTACAATGGCGGCGGTCTCGTTTCGATCGCCCAGCTGATGGGCGACCTGATGGGCGCCAATCGCGCGACCAGCGACGTGTTCGACTATATGGTCTTCCGCCCCGAGAAATCGGCCGAGAACGAGACCCGCTTCTTCCAGCCCAAAACCGAATCGATCGCGCCCACCCGGATCGCGTTCATCGGTACCGGCGGAACGGCGTCGGCGAGCGAGCTCGTGGTCAACGCCTTCATTCCCTATCTCCACGCCAATGTCGGCCTGGTCGGCACCAATACCTATGGCAAGCCGGTCGGCCAGATTGCGATCGATCGGCCGGCCTGCGACGACCGCCTGCGGGTGATCGCCTTCGCCACGCAGAACGCCGCGCGGCAGGGCAATTATTTCAATGGTCTCGCCGGCACGGTCGAGGCGAGCTGCCGCGCGGGGGACGAGGTCGGATACCCGCTCGGCGACGCGCGCGAGGCCTCGACCAGGGCGGCACTCGATTTCCTCGCGGGACGCAGCTGCACGGCGATCGCATCGGGCGGCCAGACCACGCTCGCATTGCGCACCGCCGCCGCACGCGAGCTGCTCATCCCCGAGCGCCCCAGCACTCTCCAGCGCGAAGTCCCCGGCGCCTATTAG
- the ung gene encoding uracil-DNA glycosylase: MGEIKLHPGWLEPLKDEFADPYMTALREFLVTEKAAGKRVFPAGGEWFRALDLTPLEQVRVVILGQDPYHGEGQAHGLCFSVRPGVRTPPSLVNIYKEMEADLGIPRARHGFLEHWAQQGVLLLNAVLTVQMSMAASHQGRGWERFTDAVIRLVNAKQEPVVFLLWGSHAQKKAAFVDSIDKGGRHLVLKAPHPSPLSAHSGFFGCRHFSKANAFLTSRGHQPIDWALPELD, from the coding sequence ATGGGCGAAATAAAACTGCATCCGGGCTGGCTCGAACCGCTGAAGGACGAGTTCGCCGACCCGTATATGACCGCGCTACGGGAATTCCTCGTCACGGAGAAAGCAGCGGGCAAGCGCGTCTTTCCCGCCGGCGGCGAGTGGTTCCGGGCGCTCGATCTGACGCCGCTCGAGCAGGTCCGCGTCGTGATCCTCGGCCAGGATCCCTATCATGGCGAAGGGCAGGCGCATGGCCTGTGCTTCTCGGTGCGTCCCGGCGTGCGGACGCCCCCGAGCCTCGTCAACATCTACAAGGAAATGGAGGCCGATCTCGGCATCCCGCGAGCGCGCCACGGCTTTCTCGAACATTGGGCGCAACAGGGCGTGCTGCTGCTCAACGCCGTGCTCACCGTCCAGATGAGCATGGCCGCCTCGCATCAGGGGCGCGGCTGGGAGCGGTTCACCGACGCGGTGATCCGGCTGGTCAACGCCAAGCAGGAGCCGGTGGTGTTCTTGCTGTGGGGGAGCCACGCGCAGAAAAAGGCGGCGTTCGTCGATTCGATCGACAAAGGCGGGCGGCATCTCGTCCTCAAGGCGCCGCACCCTTCGCCCTTGTCGGCGCACTCCGGATTTTTCGGCTGCCGGCACTTTTCGAAGGCCAACGCATTTCTGACCAGTCGGGGGCACCAGCCGATCGACTGGGCACTCCCCGAGCTGGATTGA
- a CDS encoding endonuclease III domain-containing protein: MQSGFGFSGHDDILRWQRMLAPMRTVAVPLPRRSPIGALVKSMISGRTRDPVSLAAYDRLVAAFGTPGRVLMAGREEVLRCIGGVTHAEDKAGYVVGALGRIAAERKGFDLSFLATPPIVEALGWLERLPGVGRKVAAATLNASTLDRPVLIVDSHVLRVLQRLGFVDRHAEARTASEAVTAAMPEWDGGDFLDFHIAIKKLGQRFCRFEAPDCARCPLRIDCRSRC, from the coding sequence ATGCAATCGGGTTTCGGCTTCTCCGGGCATGACGACATCCTGCGCTGGCAAAGAATGCTGGCGCCGATGCGGACGGTGGCAGTGCCGCTGCCACGCCGCTCGCCGATCGGGGCATTGGTCAAGTCGATGATCAGCGGGCGGACGAGGGATCCGGTCTCGCTTGCAGCTTATGATCGACTGGTCGCCGCGTTCGGGACGCCGGGACGCGTGCTCATGGCGGGCCGCGAAGAGGTGCTGCGCTGCATCGGCGGGGTCACCCATGCCGAGGACAAAGCGGGCTATGTCGTCGGCGCGCTCGGGCGGATCGCCGCCGAGCGCAAGGGGTTCGACCTCTCGTTCCTCGCGACGCCGCCGATCGTCGAGGCGCTGGGGTGGCTCGAACGCTTGCCCGGCGTCGGCCGCAAGGTCGCGGCGGCGACGCTCAACGCCAGTACGCTCGATCGGCCGGTGCTGATCGTCGACAGTCATGTTCTCCGCGTGCTCCAGCGGCTGGGGTTCGTCGATCGCCATGCCGAGGCGCGCACGGCGAGCGAGGCAGTGACCGCGGCGATGCCCGAATGGGATGGCGGCGATTTTCTAGACTTCCACATCGCCATCAAGAAGCTGGGCCAACGCTTCTGCCGCTTCGAAGCGCCCGATTGCGCGCGCTGCCCGCTTCGCATCGACTGCCGCTCGCGTTGTTGA
- a CDS encoding GFA family protein, translating into MCRRKAPLHHFTTPDKFTLHTPREAVATYQFNHHAIDHHFCTTCGVAPFAEGKGPQGPMVEINLRCADGVDLDALEIQHYDGASR; encoded by the coding sequence ATCTGCCGGCGCAAGGCGCCGCTCCACCATTTCACCACGCCCGACAAGTTCACGCTGCATACGCCGCGCGAAGCCGTGGCGACATACCAGTTCAACCACCACGCCATCGACCACCATTTCTGCACGACCTGCGGCGTCGCGCCGTTCGCCGAGGGCAAGGGGCCGCAGGGACCGATGGTCGAGATCAACCTGCGTTGTGCCGACGGAGTGGATTTGGACGCGCTGGAGATCCAGCATTATGACGGCGCGAGCCGCTGA
- a CDS encoding DUF1810 domain-containing protein, whose translation MTLQLERFVDAQQCVYPQALAELRDGRKRSHWMWFVFPQIAGLGHSETARFYAIADLAEARAYLAHPLLGARLVEATDAVLAHAGHTTAEAMFGGIDAVKLRSSMTLFEAAAGRETRFAAVLDKFYGGVRDPETLQRLAPS comes from the coding sequence GTGACTTTGCAACTGGAGCGCTTCGTCGACGCGCAGCAATGCGTCTATCCGCAGGCACTCGCGGAACTGCGCGACGGACGCAAGCGAAGCCACTGGATGTGGTTCGTCTTTCCGCAGATCGCCGGGCTCGGCCATAGCGAGACGGCGCGTTTCTATGCGATCGCCGACCTTGCCGAAGCGCGCGCATATCTCGCGCATCCGCTGCTCGGGGCGCGGCTTGTCGAGGCGACCGACGCGGTTCTGGCGCATGCCGGCCACACCACCGCCGAAGCGATGTTCGGCGGGATCGACGCCGTCAAACTGCGGTCATCGATGACGCTGTTCGAGGCCGCGGCCGGGCGCGAGACTCGTTTCGCCGCGGTGCTCGACAAATTCTACGGCGGTGTCCGCGATCCCGAAACGCTTCAGCGGCTCGCGCCGTCATAA
- a CDS encoding ATP-dependent DNA ligase, with translation MTIEPMEAQLVAALPEGPGWQFEPKWDGFRCLAFKQGDEVELQSKSGKPLARYFPEVAAAIAALPVERVVLDGELLIPMGPTLSFDALQMRLHPAESRIRKLSVETPARLMLFDCLWSPDAGALGERPLVERRAALEAFYAEHRSPTLRLSPLTEDPATARRWLDAAGGALDGVIAKRRDEAYRPGERAMHKIKRLRTADCVVGGFRYATKKREVGSLLLGLYDDAGLLHHVGFTSAIAAADRPALTERLEALVEAPGFTGDAPGGPSRWSTERSVEWQPLRPELIAEVRYDHVTGGRFRHGTGFLRWRPDKAPRQCTMEQLGEEARPAIVEAALAEAGSAR, from the coding sequence ATGACGATCGAACCGATGGAAGCCCAGCTGGTTGCCGCATTGCCCGAGGGGCCGGGCTGGCAATTCGAGCCCAAATGGGACGGCTTTCGCTGCCTTGCGTTCAAACAGGGCGACGAAGTCGAGCTCCAGTCCAAATCGGGCAAGCCGCTGGCGCGCTATTTCCCCGAAGTCGCGGCGGCGATCGCGGCGCTGCCGGTCGAGCGGGTGGTGCTCGACGGCGAGCTGCTGATCCCGATGGGTCCGACGCTGTCCTTCGACGCGCTGCAGATGCGTCTGCATCCAGCCGAGAGCCGGATCCGCAAGCTTTCCGTCGAGACGCCGGCGCGACTGATGCTGTTCGATTGCCTGTGGTCGCCGGACGCAGGCGCGTTGGGCGAGCGCCCGCTCGTCGAGCGCCGCGCTGCGCTCGAGGCCTTCTACGCCGAGCATCGCTCGCCGACTTTGCGGCTGTCGCCGCTGACCGAGGATCCCGCCACCGCGCGCCGCTGGCTCGACGCGGCGGGTGGCGCGCTCGACGGCGTTATCGCGAAGCGGCGCGACGAAGCCTATCGGCCGGGCGAGCGCGCCATGCACAAGATCAAGCGGCTGCGCACCGCCGACTGCGTGGTGGGCGGCTTCCGCTATGCGACGAAGAAGCGCGAGGTCGGATCGCTGCTGCTCGGGCTCTATGACGACGCCGGGCTGCTTCACCATGTCGGCTTCACTTCGGCGATCGCCGCAGCGGATCGTCCGGCGCTCACCGAACGGCTCGAGGCGCTGGTCGAGGCCCCCGGTTTCACCGGCGACGCGCCGGGCGGGCCCAGCCGCTGGTCGACCGAGCGCTCGGTCGAATGGCAGCCGCTACGCCCCGAGCTGATCGCCGAGGTGCGCTACGACCATGTCACCGGCGGCCGCTTCCGCCACGGCACCGGCTTCCTGCGCTGGCGCCCCGACAAGGCGCCGCGCCAGTGTACTATGGAGCAGCTCGGCGAGGAGGCGCGGCCGGCGATTGTCGAGGCGGCCTTGGCGGAGGCCGGGTCGGCGCGATAA
- a CDS encoding tRNA-binding protein, translating to MHVTHDSAALPAETIGFDQFLAVDIRVGTIVEALPFPEARKPAYKLVIDFGPVIGRKRSSAQITEHYRIEELPGMQVAAVINFPPRQIGPVMSEVLTLGFPDEAGKVVLVRPSKDVPNGGRLF from the coding sequence ATGCATGTCACGCACGATTCCGCCGCTTTGCCCGCCGAGACGATCGGCTTCGACCAGTTCCTCGCCGTCGACATCCGCGTCGGCACGATCGTCGAGGCGCTGCCCTTCCCCGAGGCGCGCAAGCCCGCGTACAAATTGGTGATCGATTTCGGGCCGGTGATCGGCCGCAAACGCTCTTCGGCGCAGATCACCGAGCATTACCGCATCGAGGAACTGCCGGGGATGCAGGTTGCCGCGGTGATCAATTTCCCGCCGCGGCAGATCGGGCCGGTGATGTCCGAAGTGCTGACACTCGGCTTTCCCGATGAAGCGGGCAAGGTCGTGCTCGTCCGGCCGAGCAAAGATGTGCCGAATGGGGGCAGACTCTTCTGA
- a CDS encoding carbohydrate binding domain-containing protein: protein MHLRIALALGAAVPALLAIPGIAQDAGSSEDALAEKVINNTNPASFQAYGITPAPKVVSDKEVQGGKALRLPVTGTGDPWSAGVNVPLIKAVKAGDKIVIAFYARLSKAEAATAKVGAQLQLSSAPYTAIFSKNFDATAQWQFLQAAGKADKDYPAGAIGASFHVNTGKHVLDLGPVAVLDMGQ from the coding sequence ATGCACTTGCGGATCGCACTCGCATTGGGCGCTGCCGTGCCGGCGCTGCTGGCCATACCAGGAATTGCGCAGGACGCGGGATCGAGCGAGGACGCGCTGGCCGAGAAGGTGATCAACAACACCAATCCCGCCAGCTTTCAGGCCTATGGTATCACGCCCGCGCCCAAAGTGGTGAGCGACAAGGAGGTGCAGGGCGGCAAGGCGCTGCGGCTGCCGGTGACAGGCACCGGCGATCCGTGGAGCGCCGGAGTCAATGTGCCGCTGATCAAGGCGGTCAAGGCCGGGGACAAGATCGTCATCGCTTTCTATGCGCGGCTGAGCAAGGCGGAAGCCGCGACCGCGAAGGTCGGCGCACAGCTCCAGCTGTCGAGCGCACCTTATACCGCGATCTTTTCGAAGAACTTCGACGCGACGGCGCAGTGGCAATTCCTGCAAGCTGCCGGCAAGGCCGACAAGGACTATCCAGCCGGTGCGATCGGCGCGTCGTTCCACGTCAACACCGGCAAGCATGTGCTCGATCTGGGGCCGGTCGCGGTGCTCGACATGGGCCAGTAG
- the ubiG gene encoding bifunctional 2-polyprenyl-6-hydroxyphenol methylase/3-demethylubiquinol 3-O-methyltransferase UbiG — translation MANATKATIDRGEAEHFGKLAADWWNPAGSSAMLHRLNPARLAYVREVTDAHFDGDGMSFAPLAGKTALDVGCGAGLLAEPLARMGAKVTGLDAAPENIGAARAHAAAMGLDLEYVAGGIEDLPGRRFDLVTSMEVIEHVSNPAAFVAGLADALAPGGLMILSTPNRTALSRLAMITLGEGTGAIPKGTHDWHQFLTPDELTALLEGAGLKVSDLRGLGFSPARGFVLRDDTSLDYLVTARRG, via the coding sequence ATGGCGAACGCAACCAAAGCAACTATTGACCGCGGTGAAGCTGAGCATTTCGGCAAGCTGGCGGCGGACTGGTGGAATCCCGCGGGTTCGTCGGCGATGCTCCATCGGCTCAATCCGGCGCGGCTGGCCTATGTCCGCGAAGTGACCGACGCGCATTTTGACGGCGACGGCATGTCGTTCGCCCCGCTGGCGGGCAAGACCGCGCTCGACGTCGGCTGCGGCGCCGGGCTGCTCGCCGAGCCGCTCGCCCGGATGGGCGCGAAGGTCACCGGGCTCGACGCCGCGCCCGAGAATATCGGCGCCGCCCGCGCGCATGCCGCCGCGATGGGGCTAGATCTGGAATATGTCGCCGGCGGGATCGAGGACCTGCCCGGCCGCCGCTTCGATCTGGTTACTTCGATGGAAGTGATCGAGCATGTCTCGAACCCGGCGGCGTTCGTCGCCGGTCTTGCCGACGCGCTCGCGCCCGGCGGGCTGATGATCCTCTCGACACCCAACCGCACGGCGCTGTCCCGCCTCGCGATGATCACCCTCGGCGAAGGCACCGGCGCGATCCCCAAAGGGACGCACGACTGGCACCAGTTCCTCACCCCCGACGAACTCACCGCGTTGCTCGAAGGCGCCGGGCTCAAGGTCTCCGATCTGCGCGGCCTCGGCTTCTCGCCCGCCCGCGGTTTCGTGCTCCGCGACGATACCAGCCTCGATTATCTGGTCACCGCCCGCCGGGGGTGA
- a CDS encoding aspartate kinase — protein sequence MARIVMKFGGTSMAGIERIRSVAARVKREWEAGNQVAVVVSAMAGETDRLVGFCREASSLYDPREYDVVVSSGEQITSGLLAMTLQAIGVPARSWLGSQVAIWTDSAHAKARIQSIDSHGLEEGWSRGEVAVIPGFQGVTNDESGRVTTLGRGGSDTSAVAVAAAVKADRCDIYTDVDGVYTTDPRIVPRARKLKKVTYEEMLELASVGAKVLQTRSVGLAMKEQVRVQVLSSFTGDTAPMADTLPGTMIVGEEEIQDVESQLITGIAHDKNEAKITLTAVPDKPGAVASIFTPLADANINVDMIIQNIAHQSAGSASATDVTFTVPAADLARSIETLTQSRAAIGFAELIQDTRVAKISVVGVGMRSHAGVAATMFKTLGERGINIQAITTSEIKVSVLIEEDYTELAVRVLHTAYGLDAEDAAA from the coding sequence ATGGCACGCATCGTGATGAAGTTCGGCGGCACCTCGATGGCCGGCATCGAGCGGATCCGCAGTGTCGCCGCGCGCGTCAAACGCGAATGGGAAGCGGGCAATCAGGTCGCAGTGGTCGTCTCGGCGATGGCAGGCGAGACCGACCGGCTGGTCGGCTTCTGCCGCGAGGCGAGCTCGCTCTACGATCCACGCGAATATGACGTGGTGGTGTCGAGCGGCGAGCAGATCACCAGCGGGCTGCTGGCGATGACGCTGCAGGCGATCGGCGTGCCGGCCCGCTCATGGCTGGGATCGCAAGTGGCGATCTGGACCGACAGCGCGCACGCCAAGGCGCGCATCCAGTCGATCGACTCGCACGGGCTCGAAGAAGGCTGGTCGCGCGGCGAAGTCGCAGTGATCCCCGGCTTCCAGGGCGTGACCAATGACGAGAGCGGCCGCGTCACTACGCTCGGCCGCGGCGGATCGGACACCAGCGCAGTCGCAGTAGCCGCGGCGGTCAAGGCCGATCGCTGCGACATCTACACCGATGTCGACGGCGTCTACACCACCGACCCGCGCATCGTCCCCCGGGCCCGCAAGCTCAAGAAGGTGACGTACGAGGAAATGCTCGAACTCGCCAGCGTCGGGGCCAAGGTGCTCCAGACACGCTCGGTGGGTCTGGCGATGAAGGAACAGGTCCGCGTTCAGGTGCTGTCGTCGTTCACCGGCGACACCGCGCCGATGGCGGACACATTGCCCGGCACGATGATCGTCGGCGAAGAGGAGATTCAGGACGTGGAAAGCCAGCTCATCACCGGCATCGCGCACGACAAGAACGAAGCCAAGATCACGTTGACCGCAGTGCCCGACAAGCCCGGCGCGGTCGCGTCGATCTTCACTCCACTCGCCGACGCCAACATCAACGTCGACATGATCATCCAGAATATCGCGCATCAAAGCGCAGGTTCGGCGAGCGCCACCGACGTCACCTTCACGGTGCCCGCCGCCGACCTCGCCCGCTCGATCGAGACGCTCACCCAGTCCAGGGCGGCGATTGGATTTGCCGAATTGATCCAGGACACGCGGGTCGCCAAGATCTCGGTGGTCGGCGTGGGCATGCGCAGCCATGCCGGCGTCGCCGCGACGATGTTCAAGACTTTGGGCGAGCGCGGGATCAACATCCAGGCGATCACCACCAGCGAGATCAAGGTCTCGGTGCTGATCGAGGAAGATTATACCGAGCTCGCGGTGCGCGTGCTGCACACTGCCTATGGCCTCGACGCGGAAGACGCCGCGGCCTGA
- a CDS encoding NAD(P)H-dependent flavin oxidoreductase: MTTNSSIGAERLARRMARGCEFLGSEVAIMCGAMSWVSERNLVSAMSNAGGFGLIACGAMNPEQLDKEIAGTRALTDKPFGVNLITMHPQLLELIAVCKKHAVTHVVLAGGLPPAGSLDAIKEFGARLICFAPALSLAKKLIRSGVDALVVEGMEAGGHIGPVSTSVLAQEILPEVSEQVPVFVAGGIGRGEAIAGYLDMGAAGVQLGTRFVCATESIAHANFKKAFIRASARDATASVQIDPRLPVIPVRALKNAAGELFTAKQREVALLLDAGKVEMMEAQLQIEHYWAGALRRAVIDGDVEHGSVMAGQSVGMVKKEEPVAEIIATLMAEAAHALEKRAV, translated from the coding sequence ATGACCACAAATAGCAGTATCGGCGCCGAGCGCCTGGCCCGCCGCATGGCACGCGGATGCGAGTTCCTCGGCAGCGAGGTCGCGATCATGTGCGGCGCGATGTCGTGGGTGAGCGAGCGCAACCTCGTCTCGGCGATGTCGAACGCGGGCGGATTCGGGCTGATCGCCTGCGGCGCGATGAACCCCGAGCAACTCGACAAGGAGATCGCCGGGACCAGGGCGCTCACTGATAAGCCGTTCGGCGTCAATCTGATCACGATGCACCCGCAGCTGCTCGAGCTGATCGCGGTGTGCAAAAAGCACGCGGTCACCCATGTCGTGCTCGCGGGCGGGCTGCCCCCCGCCGGGAGCCTCGACGCGATCAAGGAATTCGGCGCCAGGCTGATCTGCTTCGCGCCGGCGCTCAGCCTTGCCAAGAAGCTGATCCGCTCGGGCGTCGACGCACTGGTCGTCGAGGGCATGGAAGCCGGCGGGCATATCGGCCCGGTCTCGACCAGCGTGCTCGCGCAGGAGATCCTGCCCGAAGTCAGCGAACAGGTCCCCGTGTTCGTCGCGGGCGGGATCGGCCGCGGCGAGGCGATCGCCGGCTATCTCGATATGGGTGCGGCCGGCGTCCAGCTCGGCACCCGCTTCGTCTGCGCAACCGAAAGCATCGCCCACGCCAATTTCAAGAAGGCGTTCATCCGCGCTTCCGCCCGCGACGCGACCGCCAGCGTCCAGATCGATCCGCGCCTGCCGGTGATCCCGGTGCGCGCGCTCAAGAACGCCGCCGGCGAACTGTTCACTGCCAAGCAGCGCGAAGTCGCGCTGCTGCTCGACGCGGGCAAGGTCGAGATGATGGAGGCCCAGCTCCAGATCGAGCATTATTGGGCGGGCGCGCTGCGCCGCGCAGTGATCGACGGCGATGTCGAGCATGGCAGCGTGATGGCGGGCCAGTCGGTCGGCATGGTCAAGAAGGAAGAGCCCGTCGCCGAGATCATCGCGACGCTGATGGCCGAAGCGGCGCACGCGCTGGAGAAGCGCGCGGTCTAG